aagttCTTGAAATGTCCCGGATTCACAgaccatcatgtcttaaagtaatgatggactgatgtttctctttgctcatttgagctgttcttgctataatttcgacttggtcttttacctaataaggctatcttctgtatacccccccccccaccttgtcacaacgcaactgatttggctcaaacgcattaagaaggaaagaaattccacaaatgaactttagcaaggcacacttgttaattgaaatgcattccaggtgactacctcatgaagctggttgagagaatgccaagggtgtgtgaagctgtcatcaaggcaaagggtggctacttggaagaatctcaaatataaaatatattttgatttgagaacactgttttggttactacatgattccatatgtgttatttcatagttttgatgtcttcactattattctacaatgttgaaagtattaaaaataaagaaaaatccttgaatgaggtATGTCccaatttttgactggtactgtatgaaaaGTGGTTGAGATTATCCATTTGTTGAGAAGAACGCTGTGAATACTCTATGTGAAGCAAACATGATCTCTTTGTTTTGTTAGCCTCAAAGCCTCCGAAAAGATTGGTTTGAGAGAGGGCGGAGAAAGAAGGCTTGGCGTTCAAAGGTAATGTATGTGGGTGAAAGGGCCTGGAACTGCAAATACTACAATGTGCAGTGCTATGCTTTTTTCCAACGTGTTTGTCCACTGGACCTTTTTTGAAGTCGTCATGCATGGTTCACATGAAGTGTAGCTGAATAATGGAggtaaactgttatagacctgaaTAAATGCAGTTGGAACCAGagccatacagtgcattcataaagtattcagaccccctcagtttttccacattttgttacgtgacagccttaatctaaaattcattaaattgcccccccacacacacactctctcacacacacaaacacacacaataccccataatgacaaagcaaaaacaggttaagacatttttgcaaatgtataaaaaaaaaacggattacatttacataagtattcagaccctttactcagtactttgttgaagtacctttggcagcgattacacccttgagtttctcccattctttgcagatcctcaagctctgtcgggttggatggggactgttgctgcacagatattttcaggtctccccagagatgttcgatcaggttcaagtccggcctctggctgggccactcaaggacattcagagactttccaaagccactcctgtgttgtcttgactgtgttcttagggtctttgtcctgttggaaggtgaaccttcgccctagtcagaggtcctgagcactctggagcaggttttcaacaagtatctctttgtactttgctccgttcatctttccctcgatccagactagtctcccagtccctgcctctgagaaacatccccacagcatgatgctgcctccaccatgcttcaccgtagggatggtattggccaggtgatgagcggtgcctggtttcctccagatgtaacgcttgacattcaggccataagttcaatcttggtttcatcagaccaaagaatcttgtttccatCGTCTGAGAGCCTTTAGgcgtcttttggcaaactccaagcgggctgtcgtgcctttttacTTAGGAGtgccttccgtctggccactctaccataaaggcctgactggtggagtgctgcagagatagttgtccttctggaaggttctcccatttccacagaggaactgtggtGCTCTGACAGTGACAattggattcttggtcacctccctgaccaaggcccttctcccccgattgctcagtttgaccgggcgtgccagctctaggaagtcttggtggttccaaaattcttccatttaagaatgatggaggccactgtgtttttggggatcttcaatgttgcagaaacgttttggtacccttccccagatctgtgcccgaCATTATCCTGTCTCTGAggcaattccttcgatctcatggcttggtttttgctctgacgtgcactgtcaactgtgggaccttatatagataggtgtgtgtctttgcaaatcatgtccaatcaattgaattgactccaagttgtagaaacatttcaaggatgatcaatggaaacaggatgcacctgagctcaatttcgagtctcatagcaaaagctctgaatacttatgtaaataaggtatttctgtttttttttatagatttccaaacatttctaaaaacctgttttcgctttgtcattgtggggttttgtgtgtagattgctgggggggatagaataaggctgtaatgtaacaaaatgtggaaaaggggaaggggtctgaatactttccgaatgcactgtatatttagtTAGGCCTACTTTTATAATACTTTTATAATATTGTTCAAATTCTAGACATTCAGTTCTATAGTTGTTTAAATTCTCCCCAATGTTAATGGGGAGCTAGCATGGCTGTAATAGAATGTTCAAGTGTCATGTCTGGTTGGAACTATGTTTTATTTAAGTGTTTTGGCTTTCACAAAAGATTTTTATAGATTTTAAAAGATTCAGTTCATAATGTTCAAAACTAAGTTTAATGTACATCATGGGCTTTCTGTTTTGTGGACAATAAACAAGGCTATTGAAAAAAAACAAAGGTCTAACATAGATCAACCCAATAGCTGTTTTGATTACATTGTGAATGGCATTTGGATCACTGCAAACCGTTTTGGTTTGTTCTGTTTCGAAAAACACATAGTTACGCAATCCCAGTCAGCAAAGCCTTTTATGTTCATCTGGCATACATTGTTGCATACTATCAAATCCAACTTTGTTTTTATAGCAAAATTCTTACAAATGCTTTTCAAAGTGCTTAAATAAAATGAAAGGTGGAGAAAGCTCAAACGTTTCTATGCAAATATAAAATCAAGATAGACATTAAGAGTAAAATAGCAGTGGATATGAAATTTAATGCAGAATAAGTGGAGAAAAAAGTTCATAATATTTAGTTTAGTTAATAGCACGGCTAAAATGGTATGTCTTAAGACAAATCTTAAGAATCAACAGTTTTTGAGGCCCTAAGATCCGGCAGGCTATTCCAAAGGCCAGGACCGTAGTGGCTGAAGGCAGTTTTGGTTCTGACATTTGGAATGACTAAAAGCATATCAGACATGTATTTGGGTGCAAGTGCTTTATAAATCAATATATGTCAGTTGCAAGAGCAACAATTTCATTGTTTTTCATTTTATAAACTGGGTCATTCGAGCACTGAATTGGCTGACAGCCGaggtatatttatttttttattttatttaacctttatttaactaggcaagtcaattaagaacaatttcttatttacaatgacagcctaggaactgccttgttcagaggcagaacggcagagttttaccttgtcaaatTGGGAATTCGATcaagcaaccttccggttactggcccaacgctctaaccactaggctacctgccgccgcaaATGATATCAGACGGTaaaccacaggtatgacaaaacatttgtttttactgctctaattacattggtaactagtttataatagcaataaggcacctcgggggtttgtgatatatggccaatataccacggctgtgtccaggcactccgcgttgcatcgtgcgatatatatatcacaccccctctggccttaagCAGAAAAGGGTCAGAAGATACAAAATAAATGGAGCTGCAAATCAGAGTAAAGTTTATAAAACAGACTTTTAAGTAACAGTGATTGCAACAATACTAAAACATGATATATACAATTCACATTTTCATATCTCAATAGCAAATAATGTATAAATGTATTTACAAGCAATATCAGTAAAACAATCTGAGAAGAAAATGGAGACCAGTACAAAAATATTATAAAGGCATTCAAGGAGAGTAGACAAGGACTATATAATAGTTCTGCTATTTTACTAACGCTTAAAGCCAAGCATCTACAACATTATTCTTTGCATAGAATTATTACTAATGCAGTACCAAGTAGTAAAGCAGAGAAGTGCTAGTTGTCATTTTTCTTGAAAAGCATTTTTTTAATGCGGGGGACGAGGAAGACTGTGCCATCGGTGGTCTGCTGGAGTGAGTACTCGGACGGGGAGTAGGGcttcccctcctcatccctcacTAGACTGAACACCTCCAGGTACAGGGTGTTAAGCTCTTGCTTTATCTGCCGCAAGCTGCTGTAATTCttggtcttctctctctgcagtcgcTCCTTTTCCTCCTTCAGTGAGTCTAGGTCGTACTCCAGCTCCACGATGTTCTCCATCTTGCGTTTGCGGCAGTTCTGGGCAGCCACCTTATTCTTGCCCCGCCGGCGGATGTCTCTGACCAGGGCCAGCTGGGCCTCGTTGAGCTGGTGCTTGGACATCATCTCGTTGAAGTCGTCCACAGGCAGGTTGATGATCATGTCCACAGTGAAGGGGATCTGGAGGGCCTTGGCACGCTGCTCGTCTCTGGAGAGACGCTTCTCGGAGCGTCTCCTCTTCTTGTCTTTGGTGAAGGGGGGATCGTTGTGGCCAGTCTCCTCATCTGGCTCGGTCTTGCCATGTTCGGGCTTTTTGTCCTGCTGCTGAGCTGACACTGAGAGAGAAGTCTGGAAACCATCAGGTTGGAAAGACAGTGAGAACATCTCGGAGTAGTCAGACTCGGCACTCTCTGGGTTACTgtccatctcctccatgtctgaATCGCTGTAGCCACCAAAGGAGCCGTCCCCATACATCGATTTCTCAGGGGAGTTAGCATGTGGACTTGCCTCCACAGACACACCTGAATCCGAATCTGGAAATTCTGGCATTATCTCAGTTTTGTTGCCTCTGTCAAATGCTTCTCTAGGAGAAAGGTCATGTAATTCCATTGGTGTAAAAGTAGGCTTGTGTGATATCTCTGCCAAGGAGTTACCTCCATTTCCTTGGCCACAAGGCAGGGTGACACTGGTCACTTTTGTGTTGACAATGTCTGGGTAAAATACATCACAGAAAGTTGCTGCACTGAAGTTAGTATTTAGGTCTGGAGCCTTTAGGGTCATCTGATTGAGGTGGTCAAGAGGAGCCATGTTGGGAAAGCTCTCCTCAAAGCCGTTGATGAATTCAGGTGGGCAGACCTCTGCTGTGTTTGACGCCACCTCTGCCAGGTTGGGCAAAGGGTAGAAGCTGTAGTTTGGATCCTGCACCTCAGGGGTGGTGTTAATGGGCAGATATCCTCCTGTCTGATCCAGTGTGTCCTTTATTTGCATATTCAGGCATTGCTGGAAAACAAGATTCAGAAGAGTCAAAACAAATCCAGTAACCCATGCAGTTTATCAGACGTCAAGATGTAACATTATAGTCATATGCAGTATAGTACCATCACATAGACTAGCTGTTGTTCAGCGTTTACTGAGACTTGGTTTCAAACCTTTGTATTTTATTCTCAATAGTAGGTGAAACTTTGCACAGGTTCAATATTCCAAATAAATTGCAAATCCTTAATTGACTAACATCTTAGCATGAAACTTTGTACTGTATTTGTACTGTACGTAAAGTATTTTCTGGTTTGTTTCCATGCTACTACCTTCAGCCACTGCTAAGCATTAGAGAGCTATTTAAGTGTTACCAAGGACACAAGCAGCTCTGAGGTAACAGTGCTCTGTGGAAACCTGATCACAGTGGATTTAGCTGTATTATCTGCTTCTGCTGTGTGTCCCATTCAAACACACAGGACAAAGGTGAGTAGGTTCTCTCATGCATGCATGGCTGCTGCAATCCATGCATTCTTTGGGTGTTTTTTTTTACACCACAGAGCATCGTGCCATTGAGGTGATAGAATCTGCCTATTGTACCTGCAGCTCAGGAAGGGACAAAAGCTCCATCCAGGCCTGCTCTAAATCTGGGGAGGTCCTCTGTGGGggctgggaggcagggaggaggggTGGCTGGGTCAAAGCAGGCAGCTCACATGCCATCATGACATGGTTGCTGTTTGGGGCTGGAGCTACGGTGATGTCCAGACAGGCAGAAGCGGTCTACAATACAAAAAAGGGGGGGTGGAACACTGTAAAAGACCGGAACAGACATGATATtgttttttgatttgtttgagggatatatattttttatctaaTAGTGAATGTATTCTTACCGCCGTTGCCTCTACCAATGGGAAGGTCTCTGCCAGCAGCTGCATACATTCATCAAATGACAAGGCATCCCTGTCTTCTGTGAAGCTGACATTCTGAAGGGAAAGATTCAAAGCATATGTAACCCCTCTTGCAAAATAATAGGTAGGAATTTGAACAGAGTGCACTACCTAGACAAAGGTCTTCACAGATTAGTTTCTAAAGAGACAAATCCACCAATGCACAACTACAGAGCCACCTGTTTTTCCCTAATTACACTGGATGAGGTGGTTACCTAGCTACAGAGGAGCTGCACCCAACCCAGTGCAGGGAGGGGAGTGGCCAGCCTCTGACATGACTGACAGCTGTGTGTGCACTGTACCTGTGTGACTTGAGGAGGTGCGGCGGTGGTGGCAGACTGCGGTGACTGGCCGTTGGGTGCAAGGCGGGGCACGAACTCCCCTGTCTCCTCATCCAGCTGTAGCTGAGCCAGCAAGGCCTTCTCCTGCTCTTTCAGCAGCTGctgcctcttctcctcctcctgcacCCGTTGCCGCTGCAACTCATGCTCCTTCTGACGGTGGCAGTAGTCAAACACCTCTCGCCCCGCGCCCAGGTCAATGTCCTGCCTCCACAGGATATCGATTAGGTCGATGTCCTGCCAAGAGACAACAGGTTAGACTGGAACTCACAAAGCACCATACACGAGGAGATTGTGCACTAGGAACAAGGAAGTGTGTGCCTGCTGTGAAGTAGCATGGCTACTGGCTCTCGCTACAGTGCCACACCCCGTCCCTTCGGGTGTCTGTCCTTTGACGACTGGCTAGAATGTAATGAGGAAGAAGCCGTCTGAATAATAGATGAACTTCTCCATTTCCCCAGAGTTCAGTCCCCACCCACAGAGAATACGTGCCTCTTAGCTGCTTTCCAGGCAGAGGAGCAAAAAAATTAAAAGACAACAGGTCAAATGTAATATTGTTGCATCTCTGTCTGTTGTATCAGTAGCTTAGACCAAAAACGAATTAAACCAATGATCACTCTGAGGAGAAAAGTTCATTCATACAGCTTGAAATGTAATGTggtttactttttattttatatacCACAATGCACCACAAGGTCACTACATTCACTACTGTATTTGGAGAACCATATTGCGTTGAGACCTGGCAATAGAGTTTAGTACGGATATGTTCAGAGGAAGTGCTTACTATATTCCCCACTGGTGTATAGCACGTTTTATAACAAGATCATTTGGTCCTCCACTTCTACCTCACTGTGGCTGATGTTTATTAGCTTCCTGCGTGTAGATTCAGGAATGTCCAGAGATAAACTGTGCTGGTCTCCCTTGGGCCTTTTAACATCCATTACACAAACCTTATTTACAGAAGGAAGTGTTTCACAAGGGCCTTGGGAGATTGCATAAACCGAACATTAGGTCACACTGAAAGCTCTGAGCATGTGACTATTTGTTTCTGGGCAATAAAGGCAAACTATACATTCAGAGAGACTTGGTCACATgaacagatcagagagagacagatcagatGACTAACAAAGCAGAAGTTAGTGTAAAGAGGATGTGGATTTGGAGCTTGATGTTATTTGTTGACAACTGATAGATTTCAACTTAGTTAACTCTGTATTGTAAAAGGAATGAGCACAAGTAACTGCTTTGTAACTGTGTAGACCAAATCAAGTGTTAAACATGACCATTATAAGTTCAACCCATGACCTCTTATTCAGAAATGGGTATAATAAACAATAAACATTGGCTTTCTGTTTGTGTGCATCAGATGTGCAGTGCTGCTGACTACTCTTTAACCCTATTTGCCTTGGTCATTACGTCAAAGCCAGCAATAGTCCATGACCACTAAAGCCCGTAACGTCAGAAGGTCTGGTTAGGGAATTAAGTCCCACTATTAATCTTGGTCAGAGGAGTGAGTACACACAACCATAAATTATGACTGTGGAGACGAGGAAGAATGGCCTAAACTGACCTAACAGCTGCTGGATGAAAGCAGCTTTTGTGGTCAGCCATGTTTTCTCCTTTCAAAAACAGCAGATTGAGTCCATGTGTCATACCGTTCACCCACACAACCAACCACAACTATCAGTTGCAGTCTAGAAGAGTGAAGAAATCTTGAAGGAACAATGCCTTATTATTATACAGACACTTTCATCATACAGGAGAGATGAATTCTGTCATAAAAAACAAATTAACTTCATCTAGTTTCATAAACACTTATTTCATAATCccttttgaagaaaataaaatgaCTGGAGCCACTTTAAGCTTTTCATGTTGTCAATGACACTTCAACTCCACTCATTCATGCAGTGATGAGTGATCTGTGTACATTCACAAATTACTGATCCTCCCTCTCAAAAAAGGATGATGTAACTATTGTGAACGGAAGATGTTGACTTCCATTGGGACCATTTTGGTAAATTGTTTGGATGAGCGACTTCACTTTTTAAACTCAGTAACTATTTTGTTATGAACTATCTTGGTGGAGTGAAGTATTTATCCACAAAATACTAGTGAAACATTCTGGTTAGTTCACTGATATTTTGCAATAGTACTTGAATGTAATAAGCTATGGGAACTGGGTTTGTAAAAACAAATGCTCATTTTCCTGGTTGATTCTGCAAGTTAGTGTAAATAAAAGCTCTTCCTTTTCCATTCTCAAACAAGATCTCTTTGTTTGAATCCCAGACGTACTTTGAGTAGCTGATTTTTCATCTCAGAATGTGCAGCAACTCAAACAACAGAATAAAAACATATTAGGGGTATAGACACCACTTTTAACCAGCCGACCACCGATTCCAACAGTACAGGAATTAAGTGACAGTAAAACAACTGATTCGTGGACCTATATGCATAATTCCTtgatacctaaaaaaaaaaaaaaatcataaaaaatTATAACAGTTGTATATTAACATACTTTGTTCAATACACAATCAGATGAGTTTGGAATTAGGATAACGCCTTTACTCCAACACCATCCtctttttttctcaaaaaaagAAACGCATCGGGTTACAATCCTACTGAACATTACCCAACTCAGGTTTACTCTTTAATCTTGGGGAACCTGTTCATCAATTGATTACTAGATTAACGTGTTATTAACTGTTTGTAAACCaaggccagctgcagaactacAACCACTTCTGGGTTATTATAATAATGAATAGCCTACGCATTTGTTCATTTGACACAGTTGGCCATATGTACAGAGAACCTATGTACATAGAATATAAAATCAATTCCAAGATTAGCTGGTACAAAGAGATGTTGTTTGAGAATGGTACCAGAAGAGCTTTTATTTACACTAACTTGCAGAATCCACCAGGAAATTGagcatttattttttacaaacccAGTTCCCATAGCTTATTACATTCAAGTGCAATAGTGCAATCAACTGTATATATGGAGCAAAGGCAGGCCTATGGATGCCATCTACGGGAACACAGGATGGGGCACTGGTGGCGCATTGGGAGATTCCGACGGCCAAGAAACAAGCGCACCGACATAAAAATAAATGGGCTGTCTGGGGAAAACTTTCGTCATCTTGGCATATTTTTTACTTGACAATAATTGCATCATTACACATTTGGATTACGATATTAAGCGGATATTCAACTGTTATTTGTCGCCCAATTTAGTTGTATGCACCGGGCAGACAACCATCCATGACTTCGCAGAAATCTCTATGAACAGACCTGTCGACTACAGCGCAGAGACGGAAATTGTAGCCTAGTGCTAGAAACGCGTCTACAAATGTCAAAACTACAGCACAACAAGTTCACATATGATTATGATAGGCTATAGGCTAAGAAAGCATATTTACGACACATTCGTTTCATTTAACTAATTAAATAATATACGGATTATTATGGAAAATGCACATTGGGTTGAACATGACAGTTGATTCATATCAGGTAACATGAGTGTAGGCCTTATTTCATTTCAATAGTTTGAACTATCCATTAAATAGTTGTTCGACTGTAGGCAAAGGGTAGTCTAACATTTGATCAACAtatcaaccttgagatgttttACAAAGCCTACTGAGTTGAATATAGTAGCCAATAACAATAGAATATTTACCTGTTGACTAGGATTCATTTTATGCATCTCAGTTTCCATCATAGTGGATAGTTGGCTTGTCCCTTCGTAAAGAAAAACCCAATAGgcctatataaaatatatatttgtaatccTTTACAGAAATATAAAATGGTGGACTATCCGAAAGCGAGGAGTCCGGCCCAGCAATGTTTTGACTATGAAGGAAATAGTGCTTCTAATCTTGTGAAAGTTTACGGAAAACCCCAAGCAGTCTGATAGCCTTGCCCACAAGTTGCGTCAGCCAGTCAAGAGCTCCGAGAGAGCTGCGCTGGGATCGTCCCCCTCAACATCCTATTGGTTCTATAAGGCCAGTCTGTGGCTGTGCTCCGGACAGCCAATGTTACATTTGCTTCACGTTTATAAACAAGTCATTTGTTATTTAACCTAAACATTAAAAGTGTATTCAAGAAGTGTCCAGACACATTTACATAATATCTGCCACCATGGATTAATGACACTAGAAGAGGTATTTTGATAACAGCATCTTGGTTGACTTATGAACTAATATAAGAATTACAGTTATTACAATGTTATTACAGCAGTTTTTACAACTATTGTCAGCATTGTTCCAAAATGTAAGGCACATTTACCAATTGTATCATCTTGACAGACTAAATACCCACATTTATTTCATGCAGAATGCTATAAAGCTGCAGTGAATAGACTTGCAAACTGCATTTATGTACAGGGTAGGACTATAGACGGCAATGGGAATCAAGTATGCAATGAAGAAAATAAGGATTAGAAACTGAAACTATAATAAGGAACAATTGTTAGTCAACATTGATATCTGTAGTTGTCTGCAGTAGGCCTAAATCTGCTCACAGCTAATCCAActaggagagagatgggaaggcaACTCCTGAAAGTTGATCTATTAAATAGCGACCTCTTCTGGTTTAGATGACGCCTAAGTATTTCATTCATTTgtacagtagcctaacctataCTACAGCAGGCCCCAGGCCCTCCCCTTGCACACTCTGTAGACTCAGCCACACCATTGAC
The DNA window shown above is from Salmo salar chromosome ssa25, Ssal_v3.1, whole genome shotgun sequence and carries:
- the nfe2l2a gene encoding nuclear factor erythroid 2-related factor 2a, with product MMETEMHKMNPSQQDIDLIDILWRQDIDLGAGREVFDYCHRQKEHELQRQRVQEEEKRQQLLKEQEKALLAQLQLDEETGEFVPRLAPNGQSPQSATTAAPPQVTQNVSFTEDRDALSFDECMQLLAETFPLVEATATASACLDITVAPAPNSNHVMMACELPALTQPPLLPASQPPQRTSPDLEQAWMELLSLPELQQCLNMQIKDTLDQTGGYLPINTTPEVQDPNYSFYPLPNLAEVASNTAEVCPPEFINGFEESFPNMAPLDHLNQMTLKAPDLNTNFSAATFCDVFYPDIVNTKVTSVTLPCGQGNGGNSLAEISHKPTFTPMELHDLSPREAFDRGNKTEIMPEFPDSDSGVSVEASPHANSPEKSMYGDGSFGGYSDSDMEEMDSNPESAESDYSEMFSLSFQPDGFQTSLSVSAQQQDKKPEHGKTEPDEETGHNDPPFTKDKKRRRSEKRLSRDEQRAKALQIPFTVDMIINLPVDDFNEMMSKHQLNEAQLALVRDIRRRGKNKVAAQNCRKRKMENIVELEYDLDSLKEEKERLQREKTKNYSSLRQIKQELNTLYLEVFSLVRDEEGKPYSPSEYSLQQTTDGTVFLVPRIKKMLFKKNDN